The genomic segment gaaaaataaatttccTTCACCACCTTGCTCCTACTTTGAAAAATGTGCTTGTTGATCGCCTTTAAGTCAACAATTCTTCTCAATATGGCCAAATTTTTTGCAATGGTGGCACTTCGGCTTACCCTTATGCCAACAATCCTTCTCAAGATGATTGTCCTTGCCACAAATGTTGCAAGAATTGAAATTTTCTGAAGTAAATGttcttgaaaaaatatttttgcctCATAGTCTTCCACGGACATATCTTCCACCTCTGCTTGATTCTCCACCTTCATCATTCTTGGGGGTGATATTTAGCTTTGATTGGAAAGCACTTTCAAATGATTTTTCATGAGTCATCAAAGATCCTATCAACTCTTGAATCTTCATTGATGAGATATGTTTTATATCTTCAATTATTGACACCATAGAATCAAACTTTGGAGATAAACTCACAAGGATATTCTCAATAATTTGGTTGTCTTTAATCTCCTCACcaaatgttttcatttcattcacAATTTTAACAATCTTTGTATAGTAGTCTTGCACATTTTCTGCCTCATTCATCTTCAAGTTTTGAAATTCTCTTCTCAATGTTTGGAGAGTGGCATTCTTCACCTTAACATTCCTTTGGAATTCTTTTTGTAAAATTTCCCATACTTCTTTAGCCTGAGTTGCCCCAATTATTCTTAAGAAAATATTTGGGCTTAACCCCTGCTGAATATATGAAATGGCCTTAGCATTCTTCCTTCTGTGTTCCTTAAATGCTTTTAATTCTTGATTACGTAGATTTGTGGTAGATGGAGGTTCATCATATCCATCCTCAACATACTCCCACAAATCTAATGATCTGAATATAGTTTTCATCTTCACACACCAGTGATTAAAGAATGCAGGAATTAGAGGACAATCACTACCTTGATT from the Dioscorea cayenensis subsp. rotundata cultivar TDr96_F1 unplaced genomic scaffold, TDr96_F1_v2_PseudoChromosome.rev07_lg8_w22 25.fasta BLBR01002044.1, whole genome shotgun sequence genome contains:
- the LOC120257365 gene encoding uncharacterized protein LOC120257365, translating into MANQGSDCPLIPAFFNHWCVKMKTIFRSLDLWEYVEDGYDEPPSTTNLRNQELKAFKEHRRKNAKAISYIQQGLSPNIFLRIIGATQAKEVWEILQKEFQRNVKVKNATLQTLRREFQNLKMNEAENVQDYYTKIVKIVNEMKTFGEEIKDNQIIENILVSLSPKFDSMVSIIEDIKHISSMKIQELIGSLMTHEKSFESAFQSKLNITPKNDEGGESSRGGRYVRGRL